The stretch of DNA TGATCTGTGTTAAACACTGTGGTGTTGTCTCTCTCTATGCAGCAGGTCAGTGTATTGGCGGATAAAGGGGCAGGATGGCGGGCAATAACCACCTTTGCATTCGGCGGTGGACTACCAAGAACGTGGCCAAGTGGCTGAAGGAAGAAGGCTTCTGTGAATACGTGGATCTTTTGTGCAACAGACACAGGCTAGATGGAATTACCCTGCTGACGCTTACTGAGTATGACTTGCGATCCCCTCCTCTGGAAATCAAAATCTTGGGGGATATCAAGAGGCTGATGTTGTCCATACGCAAACTGCAGAAGCAGCATATCGACGTCCTGGAAGAGCTGGGTTACACCAGTGATGGTCATGCTGGCACCGTGTGCCCAGCTGGTTCACCACAGGGGGCAGATTGGTTTTGTAATGGTGAAGTACCTCGGGACTATGATGGACCAATTACTGACTTGAATGGTGATCAGTATCAATATgcaaatgggaaaaacaaacatgcCACACGAAGACTGGACCCAGAGTACTGGAAGACAGTTTTAAGTTGTGTGTATGTCTTCATAGTGTTTGGCTTTACATCATTTGTCATGGTGATAGTACACGAGCGAGTGCCTGACATGCAAACATATCCACCTCTGCCAGACATATTTCTAGATAGGtaagaaattttctttctaaacaaaATAGTAATGTGATGGTTAAAATATAGGCTGTCTTTTCTCTATTTTTGAAGTTTCATATGCTCTAGAAGAAAGTTTCGTGTGCTCTAGAAGATGCCTCTGcaaaatagtaataaaagtCTAGTAAGTCCTTCTACTAAGATGGAAATGGATGGATCAATTAGATGCAGAGATTTGGGTTTAGGGGAAAATAAATTGAGCTGTTGTTCTACCTAGTTTATATTTAGTTTTACATCTTAAACTCATTTCAACACAATAATTACTTTGTCCATCCTTGCATTCTGGTAAAAAATGTGATGGTCAGCTGGCACAGATATGAAACCATATGCATTTTCTGCAATCCGGTTTCTGCCATGAAGCTTAACATATcttgatataaaaaaaaaaactttggatGAAGGAATATTTTGGTCTGTGAGTGAGCAAGGAAATTGAAAGGGAACAGCATTGGTACTGTATTTTTACTGTCTTCCCACTGTCAGATTGTTGAAGATGGTCTAGGGAAACTCTGAAGTTGAATGAAAAGACCAGCATCTCTTTTAACAGGTTATTAAACCACTGTTGTGACTTATGCAGTacctgttcatttttttaaagaaactattTCACTTCAGGCAAAGAAGAGACACAATGGCAAAGGTCAAGTTCTAGTCATTGACAACCAGTTTAATAGAGGATAAATGTTCCCTTTAAGAAAGAGCACTTGTACCATGGAGAACTTAACTGCCTAGAGAGTTTTAAAAGATGAGCTAAACTGTTAAAAAGTTCAGCCTTTGTGATCTTCCTGTTCCTGCCagtaatttctattttcattaatGGTTTCCAAGAAGTCAGTAAGACTCTAATCGTTTGAGTAAGTGTGCAGAATCCTCCATAAATTTATAGATAACTCCTCAAGGACAGACCACATCCAGCAGAGTGgaagaggggagagagaaaaggagctgTGGCATTACTGGATTTTgttcccagggtgctcccatGGTATTCAGTGTGCAGGAGGATGGGGGAggccagaaagcagcagcttaCAGAACAATGACAGGGGATTACTACAAAGCTCATATTTGAGTGGTGCTTTGCTCCCCCTTTGTATCAGGGGGAGCAAAAAACTGCGAGGAGCAGCCTCTCTTGAAATCTGTTGATCTGTATTTTGGTGGGAAATTGTTACTGGTGCCTTAGGAGTGCAGGAAGGTCTTAGATCTTTTGACAGGGAAGgctgaaatgttttcatgtaGTGATTATCACTGAAgttttgaaaacagtttttattttccctgatatttttctgtgcagttctgCTTCATTACAAGTGTTTAATGTTTTTGGCCTTGCAGCATTTAATTCATTGCATTGACATGGCATTCTTGCATGCATAAGCAGCATAATTGACACAATGCAAGTTTTTGTCAGAATTAAAAAGGTTTTTGTGAAACAATAGTGGAGGAACACATCCTGTTAGTAAGTCACGTGTAAATTAAGAGAGCATACTAGAGATTTTCCCTTAGTGAATTGTATGTAAACTGGAAGCACATTATTAGGAAGGCGATAACACAACTGAATATATTTCAAGTTCTATTTCATTCAGCCtaacaaaagtatttttggcTGTAGTTTATACTGTTGTCAGATGAATGCAAATTAATTCTGAGGTTAGAACCTCACATGCCCTTATTTTCAGTACCaagactaagaaaaaaattaagcttttgTATTAACTttcttgctttgtcttttttttttagcgtCCCTAGGATACCATGGGCTTTTGCTATGACTGAAGTATGTGGTGTAATTCTTTGCTACATTTGGCTCTTGGTTCTTCTGCTTCACAAACACAGGTAGATTTTATAGAGGTTCCATTTTGTAAGAATCTTGTCAACTACTAGTATGTCTCTGTTAAAACTGAGTAGGGAGGATTTAATCAAGAATGACGGCTTGTGAATCTTTCAAAGGAGTAATATGAATTTACTTTTCTactatatttataaaaaattacCTTCAGAACATAGGTATTTCAGAGAGTTGTCAGTATATACACTCATGCTATAACTGTTTTGTATATAAGAAAGTGCTACAAGAATGAATTGCCACAGGATAtctgagccagcctggcagtTCACAGAGGGatagaaaatgcatttgtctGCATGcatattttaagttaaaatttCACTGGTTCATTGATTTTTATCAGTTTGCCAACAGAAGGTATGAGTGCCAAAGCTAGCACAAGAGTAGCTGCAGAGGTGGAGCTGTACCTTTTGGTGACAATAAGCTTGCTACAATGTCTCACCCTGTCATGTGGAACCTTATTTTTACAGTACTacttaattgaaaaaaaaaaaaaattgttgtgaAACTTGCAGTGATCATGACAGGACTTAATGGGATTAAGTTGGGGTGAGGTGGAATGTTTTTATCATAACTTCCCTGATCTCAGTTGCTGTGTGCTCTTCCCAGATCTATACTGCTGCGCCGGCTGTGCAGCCTCATGGGGACAGTATTTCTATTACGCTGCATTACAATGTTTGTCACCTCACTCTCAGTGCCTGGACAGCACTTGCAGTGTACTGGAAAGGTAAAAACTTCAAgtgctttaaattatttttcctgtttccttttgtaaaatacttaaaatgtgATTAAGATTGTTGCAACCATAGTGTTAGACTGTTTTTTAAGAGCATCATGTTTCTCTCCTGTTTCTTGTCCTTGCATTAATTACCATAGGCAGGCAAACATCCCTAGGGGTCTTAGAAGCACTTGCCACTCTGGAGAGTATATGGTTATTTGGGGAAGGGTGTTCAGAATGTTTCACACTGTAAAACATTCAAAGAGGTGTGTGCACTTAAGCTACTAACATCATGAAGAAAGACTGAAAGAGAAGtaattgcttctttcttttgttggttgcatggttttgaaaaaaaacccaacaaactaTTATTATTTCAACCCTTCTCATAAGGGATATTCTTAGAACATGGGATTTTATGGTTTCATCCTAACTTTTAGTTAGGAGAGGTTTGAGCTGAACAAATGGAAAGCTTGATAATGATACACATTCAAAAAAAGGTGGCAGGCTCTCTGGGTAAATCACTTGGAACAAAATACTTGCTCTAAATTCCAGTATCCATAAGACGTATGATGAATACAATTAGTAATTGTAGTTACTAATGTGACTCACTGCCACAGTGAAATCCAAAGATGTGTTAACTTGCATGCACatgttatattttattattaaaataaaagacacaACATGATAAATGGTATTAAACAAACATAGTGCAGTACAGCTAACTTTAGGGAGATACTGTTTGGGCAGTGGAATTGGAACTTAGTAAAAGCTAATATCACTGTTTTTCAGTTGTATGGCAATGTTTGGGCAAAACTCCAGCGGGCATTTGCAATATGGAGTGGCTTTGGAATGACTCTGACTGGAGTGCATACATGTGGAGATTATATGTTCAGTGGTCACACTGTTGTCCTGACCATGCTCAACTTCTTTGTCACAGAATGTGAGTACAGAGTGTCAATACTCAAATGTCCTTAAGAGTATGTACAGAGGTGTGAGAGTGTAAACATTTGAATGTCCTTAAGTATTAAGAATATCTGCTCCTTGACCTCCTCAAAAAGTTCAAAGTGTAGCATTTAagcaaacaaatacaaattcaGATCGCTGTGCTCCTTCTCAGGTTTGTGACAGTCAAGTCACAACGGGGAAAGGAGCACCACTTTGCTGGGGGTATTCATCATGGGGGGATGAATAAGGCACTTTTCAATGAACACATGAGccaagaaattagaaaaaaattagaattccTGGCTTGCTACTGGGAGAATACTTGGGAAGATACTTAGGATTGTCTGTTACTATTCCTTTCCCTAGGTATCTGCCACTGACTCCTGTCAGCCAAAATACCTGGCGAGGTTTCTATGCATTTAGTATAATCCATAAAGCCAAACACCAAACCCCATAGCAAGTGAGAATATATGAAACAGCAGTACCTTTCTGTAAACACCAACAGTCATTTGATCTATGTTATAGCAAGCAAGATAATTAGTTTGAGTTCAACTTTGATGTAATGACTGCAATCACAGTAATGTAGCTTTCATTGCATCTTCCTCCTTGTAACATAGGAAAGACATGATGTTCATTAAAAGAAGTTGGTTGAACAAAGAATTCTGATTTGCAGGGTGGTAAACCATTTAAGGATGCTCTTGTTAATCCAGAAATGCATTTGTAAATGAAGTCATGACGTAGACATATATAACTTGTGTGGTGCTTTTGTTGGATTTATTGGACCTGTGTACAAAATTTTTGAATGAAGAAACTTCATCTCATTTTTGGATGAAAAATCTGTATAAAAGCTTGGAATGTCTAGGCCTGCATTTTGAGACAGTCAAGGTTAAtcactttctgttttctcccagaTACACCAAGGAGCTGGAACTTCTTGCACACCTTGTCCTGGGTCCTGAATCTATTTGGAATCTTCTTCATTTTGGCTGCACATGAACATTATTCTATAGATGTCTTCATTGCCTTTTACATCACGACAAGGCTCTTTTTGTATTACCATACATTGGCTAATACTAGAGCATATCATCAGAGTAGGAGGGCAAGGATATGGTTtccaatgttttctttttttgaatgCAATGTTAATGGTACTGTTCCCAATGAGTATTGCTGGCCCTTTTCAAAACCTACTATATTAAAAAGATTAATTGGTTGAAGACTATGTGGGTCAGTTCAGATTTTTATGAAGCATTATGGCTAAGATCCTACAAGGCTAGCTACAAGAGGGAAGTCAAGTAACATTTTTCACTCCATGATCTCCTCCTTGCCTGGTTTCTTGGATTCTTAGCCATAAAATGGGGTTTCCATACTTTACAgggatgtgttttgttttctccttgtgAGAACAGAAAACAATGCAGGGATGGGTAAAGGCTATCAGTGGAGCACAAATATAAACCAGAATACTGTTACTCTTGGTAAGGTTCTGTGTGAATGTTTATGGAACATTAACCTGAAATATGTATTGAATATAGTACACCCTTTACAGGTCCAGATAATATTTGTTACCTGAGTACCAGCCTTTACATATGctgacaaaaaaatttaaactttataAAGCCTTTCTTTGAAAGCAGtcataaatgtaatttttaaaacaaactgtgTATATTTAAAGATTGAGGAGGTCTGTGTCATAATGAAGAAAACAATATAGTTCCATGCTGAGAGGGTCTCTTAACTGTTAAATTACAAGTCTTGACAGTATATATGGTCTGCATACAGTGGTCTGCCAAAAATGAAGGTCGGCCTTGTGGCTGTGCAgtgatgatattttttttaatgagaactTATTTAGTCTAGTCTATCAGTTGTCTGTATGGTTGTTCTAGCACTTGAAAGTTTTCCCTTTTGTGTTTAAATGAGTTACAGTAAGTGGAACATCCACTGAAAGTAAACTTAGCTTTAGTGAGTTTAAAGCCACAAAGTAACTTTTGTGTGGTCTTAATTGCTTTATACCCAAACTCATGCATGCTTTTCAGGAGCAGTTCTTTAATGTTGGAAAAACAGAACAGTTATCTTTGTGTATCTTACTGCCCTGTAAATGGATGGGAAAAATGCATGTAGTAACTCTTTCAGGAATAGTAATAGTGAGTATTGGCAGTAGTGCTCATGTTGATGTATGTTTTAGCACTCTGGTGTCAACAATATGGTGAATTTCTCTGGATATATATATGCACAGTATATttggttatatatatatataaacacacagtATATGTTTTTCTAACAACTATGAAAAGAGGCTAGTTCTTAATTTAAGTTGCTCATTTACTACCCTGAAAGATACCATAAACAGTTGAGTTTTGCTtgttgaaaaaaaccaaaccacaaccCACATCAAAGCATCCCCCAAAAGCTCAAGCCAACACTCTCAGTCCATAATGCATGAGCAGGGTCACACAAGGGTTGGTGATCTCTCAGGCAGTGGATTGTAAGGGGACAATACTCATGTTGTCTGTAGAGCCTTGAAATTAGATTTGTGCCAAATGAAAACTGATAAGTACAAGgtacaaaattataaaatggCATAGACCTTTTAATTTGATTATTGCAACTTCAGATGTGCAAATGTAGAGTAAGTCACGTTTAGAAAGTTACACAAATAATTCCCAGCTTGGTACAAGCTGACTTAATGGGCACTATGTACTTGTGTGTGCATAGAAATGAATCCACTAGGAATTTGCAAGGTTTTGTGTTTGGGGGCTTGTAACCTACTGTGGGCTACTCCTTGCTGTATTGTATTCCTTTTATAAACCTCGATTGTACTAACTTGACTACCTTACACTCTTCGTACTATATTACTTTTGTAACTTAATTTAGCTCCTATTCCACAGAAGAATTATGCATCTTGGAGTATCTCTGCCAACTGTAATGAGCACATGTACACTGTACTATTACAgagatttttatatttgtaaCATTCCAATTTTTTATCATAATTGCAGGTTTAATACTATATTGTTCAATCTACCATAGCCTGATGGCTTTTGCCATCCAAATTGGGGGAGTATGcttacacttaaaaaaaaaaagagaaaatattctgaaagaTTTAAAGACTTGCCATTTGCTGCTCTTAACTTTCTGATTTCAGAAAGGCAATTTGAACATTCCTCTTGAGACTTTATAATGAAAGAGCTCTATTTGTTAACTTGTATTTGCCTTTGCAATGCACACAGTTATGAATGCTGTTTTTCTAAACTCTAGGAAACATCTGTTCTCAGGACGTTCAGGATTGTAATCTGAGTTATATGGAGAGGTATGCAATTAAACTTGCAAAGCTGTTGATTCTGAAAATAACCATTTGAGTAGTAACTGGCATAACTGCATCTAAACTGAAATACTATTCTGCAATTAGATATGCAGGAGAATTTTCAAGTACAGCCCAGTGTAACAATGTTTACAGAAAGTAAAGCtataatttcagtatttttttttgtagtgaagTTCATATACATTGAAACATAAGgattctttgttttaatttaattttcaaattccATTAAGTAAATTGTGTTTTAAATCAGCCTTGTCTatcattgttttttaaaagaacctTGTTCTTTTGTGCTGTTTCCCTTGATGCTAGATACCTAAGTCCAGGATAAGTAATATAAAATGGTTGGTTTTGTTGGCATTGGAGTGGATTGAAACATTGTCAGGGTAATTGTCGTCTGCTGTTTTGGAAGTTCATTGTGTCTGTCTGTAAACATGCAACAGGAAAGCCTGAAGTAGATAGAAGACCAAAAAATAATGATCTTGCTTGCAAGAGAGCACAGGTCAGTCTGTAAAGTTGGGAATGTAAGCTTTATTATTAATTAGATGGAAACAAGTTGCAGGTAACTGATAGGCTTAACATTTTGTACCTCCTTTTGAgtcagtgttttaaaagcattttgctgcttctgttgcTGACAAGCACTTTTAAGTAAAGGCAGCAGAGCACCTTGGGCCTTGGATTTAATGCTTAGTATGTTCAGGGATGTCTTCCTTTATGTTCACATGCCACCACTGCTCTCCTTTAACATGTTGCACCTCTTTTGTGCTAAATTGGCTTCTGTGGTCTGTGTGAGGGCCCACATAATCTGTTCCCAGAATAATGAATGAATTACTGTGTAATGCAGCAAGTGCAAGGGTCTCACCAACATTATTACTACAGAGTGCACAAACAAATCAAGCAGCAAAGCCTGAAATTAGTAACCATAGATACAAAACAAGGGGAGggtcacatttttttttttgctagcttAGCAAGTTTAGTAATATTTGAGACTTGGCAATAGGGTTGAGCTCTTTCTAATAAGTTTGGGGGTATGTATGCACTATGCACATACCTGCAAGTGATAGACACACAGGCTCTTCCCCtatcctttttctttgtttttttttttttttttttttttgtaccttaTGACACAGTTTCTTATAATAGCTTTCCTAAACTTTCTGCCTTTagtttttcatttctgaaagatCCCAAAAGTGGGTTATGACATTACACCTGCACAGAATTAGACCTTCATATATGTGGTTTTTTAACAAATTCTGATTACACTGACAAAAACTTGTGAAAGGATCTTTAAGCAGGGTTCTCCAACTGATCTTGAACAATGCTGTAGAAAGCTTCCATATATGCAATTTATCTTCATGTCCAGTGGCAAATATGGTAACATGCAAAGTGTCAGTACAGAAATGTAGATAGGCCTGAAGTATTTAAATGTCCAAGACTAGCAAGAATTGGATCCCAGAAGTGCACTGCTTGACTTGTATGCTTAACTTCAAGCAAATTACTAAATACTCTTGACTTCAGTGAGTGTTACCATTTTAGTTTAAAGTTTTTTTGGATAAGGCCCAGTGTATGCTGTGTGATATCCTGCTACAGTAATGGGAATAGGTAATGTGGctttctttctgattttctctgaTGTCTCCCCTCCTATCTCCTGTACAAGAAAACATTCCAgtagaatttaaaagaaatgctaCTTAACTGGGttctgaaagaagaaatctgTCAAAAACCAAAAGACTGAATAAAACCTTGATAATTACTGCTTTAAGAAGCAAGGGTCAGTTaaaggatttggggaaaaaagttatttttgatGCAAGCATATTAAATAATGtcatttaaaattactgaaacCCTCTAAGGAGGATAAAAGCACAGGTTCCTATAATCTTCTTTTCTGTACAGCTGTATCTTATGTAGTGCCAAAAAGAGAGTAAACAGGAAAGAGTTGGGCTCAGACACCAGTAAAAGTCTTTTGGAGCAATTAATACCTCCTTGTTTTTTAACCATTGCCTGCATGCTTAGTGCTATACTTGTCCATTACTAGTTTAGCTAGTTTTTTGATGTATGAAAGCCCATTTGGTTTTCAGACATcagtcatggaaaaaaaaaaaaacaaactaaaaaaactAAGCAGTAGATTTTATGGACCTGGAGTGTAACAAAAAGAACTTAAAACAACTGTGATAGTTTTTCATCATGTTCATGTAGTTCCTACTGAAGAGTTAGGGAGAATTTTTAGTAATCTACAGACAataccaagattttttttttttaataaccatgggtaccttttaaaaaatctgacCTGTAACTTCAAAACCCACCATAGTCTTTTCAAGATGGAAGTATATTTGACAGAAGTCCTAGCAGTGAGACAGCTTAccctctgaattattttgtgatttagACTTCAGCAATAAGGGTTAATTGATAGAGCACCAGTTTGtgaaattataaaatacaaaatatttctgatctGTGTTTGACTTTGTCACTATTCTAATTGAAACAGtatttctgggggaaaaaaaaagttctttggaGTGAACCTACTGATGTCTTGTTCATTATAtgaagaaaaccacagaaaaacccTCACAACTCCTCAAACACTACGGTATTGTGAACACTGAACCTTCCATATAGCAGTATCCTGCAGACTTACCGCTTGTATCCTAACAAATTTGCAGTGAGTATTATGTACATA from Vidua chalybeata isolate OUT-0048 chromosome 8, bVidCha1 merged haplotype, whole genome shotgun sequence encodes:
- the SAMD8 gene encoding sphingomyelin synthase-related protein 1 — translated: MAGNNHLCIRRWTTKNVAKWLKEEGFCEYVDLLCNRHRLDGITLLTLTEYDLRSPPLEIKILGDIKRLMLSIRKLQKQHIDVLEELGYTSDGHAGTVCPAGSPQGADWFCNGEVPRDYDGPITDLNGDQYQYANGKNKHATRRLDPEYWKTVLSCVYVFIVFGFTSFVMVIVHERVPDMQTYPPLPDIFLDSVPRIPWAFAMTEVCGVILCYIWLLVLLLHKHRSILLRRLCSLMGTVFLLRCITMFVTSLSVPGQHLQCTGKLYGNVWAKLQRAFAIWSGFGMTLTGVHTCGDYMFSGHTVVLTMLNFFVTEYTPRSWNFLHTLSWVLNLFGIFFILAAHEHYSIDVFIAFYITTRLFLYYHTLANTRAYHQSRRARIWFPMFSFFECNVNGTVPNEYCWPFSKPTILKRLIG